Proteins co-encoded in one Oreochromis aureus strain Israel breed Guangdong linkage group 3, ZZ_aureus, whole genome shotgun sequence genomic window:
- the LOC116333176 gene encoding butyrophilin subfamily 1 member A1-like: MYRRVIGLCLLTLFICPCTAAPTSTNLVVTTTPRVTVTRGRDVILPCWLSPQQNAEDLEVRWYRTNRFDSPLMHYQSKTFKYEEAAYVGRVSFGLKDAASGGLNSGDVSLKLFNVTTKDAGEYVCYVSSSQGYDSAPVNLLVTASGSPPFLSVVWGEDDKVNVSCESEGWYPQPVLRWSDKKQDVKPQSLVYKNLSSGLVLVHSWLLLSSTSEPSCSVGLSDKEVKEAKVSLGTLRKTAKPESGSLPGGWEAFGVLLVAALVLAAFGVMYYRKKVRNTQSGTDQIDGNGLSETQKLLPRGVVQPTSISEARNHYVNVELEDKKNQYLKVAGNKVREANPNDLPERCFPDGDMVTCITAIKGTSAFSSGKHYWEASMRINEKLGIKQSWWVGVTSAAEIPNNSSTSFPNTSNGFWFLSSSPKRANSFQFSTQPEILIPLHSRPETVGVYLDRDSGELSFYNVEAKTLIGSFTATFKGEIFPLFNPGKSDKSPMEILHREVQSQTGDEGNCAGFS; this comes from the exons ATGT ATCGACGGGTGATAGGTCTGTGTCTCCTAACGCTGTTTATATGTCCCTGCACTGCTGCTCCCA CTTCAACCAATCTTGTGGTTACCACCACACCTCGTGTCACTGTGACTCGTGGCCGTGACGTCATATTGCCGTGCTGGCTCAGTCCACAGCAAAATGCAGAGGACCTGGAGGTACGCTGGTACCGTACTAATCGCTTTGACAGCCCGTTAATGCACTACCAGTCAAAAACGTTCAAATATGAAGAAGCTGCCTACGTTGGCCGAGTCTCATTTGGACTCAAGGATGCAGCGTCAGGCGGGCTGAATTCAGGCGATGTGAGCCTGAAGCTGTTCAACGTCACAACTAAGGATGCAGGAGAATATGTTTGTTATGTCAGCAGCAGCCAGGGTTATGACAGTGCACCTGTTAATCTACTTGTGACAG CTTCGGGAAGTCCCCCTTTTCTATCAGTAGTGTGGGGAGAAGATGACAAGGTGAACGTGAGCTGTGAATCTGAAGGCTGGTATCCACAGCCTGTGCTGCGCTGGTCAGACAAGAAGCAAGATGTGAAACCTCAAAGTCTGGTGTACAAAAATCTCTCTTCTGGACTTGTTTTAGTCCACAGCTGGCTTCTTCTTTCCTCCACCTCTGAGCCTTCCTGCTCAGTGGGTCTCTCTGATAAAGAGGTAAAGGAGGCCAAAGTGAGCCTGGGAACTCTTCGTAAGACTGCTAAACCTG AGTCAGGGTCCTTGCCAGGTGGGTGGGAAGCCTTCGGAGTGCTTCTTGTAGCTGCATTAGTGTTGGCTGCATTCGGAGTAATGTACTACAGAAAGAAAG tgAGGAACACCCAATCAGGAACAGACCAAATTGATG GGAACGGCTTAAGTG AGACTCAAAAACTTTTACCAAGAG GAGTGGTGCAGCCAACATCTATTTCAGAAGCTAGAAATCATTATG TAAATGTTGAACTTGAGGACAAAAAGAACCAATACCTCAAGGTTGCAGGCAACAAAGTGAGAGAGGCCAACCCAAATGATCTTCCTGAAAGGTGTTTTCCTGATGGAGACATGGTTACCTGTATCACAGCTATCAAAGGAACATCTGCCTTCTCTTCTGGAAAACACTACTGGGAGGCTTCTATGAGGATAAACGAGAAGCTAGGCATCAAACAGTCCTGGTGGGTAGGAGTTACAAGTGCAGCTGAAATCCCCAATAATTCATCCACATCTTTTCCAAACACATCTAATGGTTTCTGGTTTCTGTCTTCGTCTCCCAAAAGAGCAAATAGTTTTCAGTTTAGCACACAACCTGAGATATTAATACCTCTCCATTCAAGACCAGAGACGGTCGGTGTGTATTTGGATCGTGACAGTGGTGAGCTTTCATTTTATAATGTGGAAGCGAAAACACTGATTGGATCTTTCACAGCTACATTCAAAGGTGAAATCTTTCCATTATTCAACCCTGGGAAAAGTGACAAATCACCTATGGAGATATTACACAGGGAAGTACAGAGTCAAACAGGTGATGAAGGAAATTGTGCAGGATTCAGCTGA
- the LOC116333168 gene encoding uncharacterized protein LOC116333168, which produces MRVVQSTGAREVGKAVLMAENVRSPFDYREPPTLDSDGDGSKPPPPRGRVCGRKRKGTPVKVCDRAYVTEDEEEESMSEHSYSPGDGQYPEGAEDRLPPPGSPYYLPDPTQLCVPELGEEGGSGVRGPVLFHPPPNCRIREVHCGTQVRLVVIAIRDIAKGEEITVDYSLTDWGENALEEEAGPHPLSLSVSDYLTPSWSLSPSSSPLTHSEPSDSDREEDEEEEDDDDDDDDEEEEMEEIRGRMLRRRKKRKLPAAVNSKKKNNAPTSSRGPGRPCSSFSRPTPVAPPPRSQPQPTVSSLTPPTTNINNNININIGSSSGPTVSRRQHCPYCGRHYRSLARHLEKHHANQPEVRTAMELAHLHTHSSSNGSASQPHPSSSSTSATHSHSFAVPQSSSSNPTPPSLFPRERESPATRSSTGAVSFSLSLSPNASAQPPAAKKAPSLPLPATKPPAPPMVPRVKSPSPPPPSTPRRGRRMKKEKHEEQQKVEVESSRNQEELVPPPTPEPDIDPDEELELSAEGEDDAPEEKNGEIVSTHRHHMSPLLSSLSCLVLYLRRQQHSSFLSLTRSPHSAEAWRLLCHSSLSLLILYNRHRECEVAKLTIQDYRNRITPQPNASNSSPSGMEAFLSPFERQVLCHLPRAGVLGKRGRIQPLILPPHCESCLDLLLRTSPNVGVDPESPYVFSRPYHSPATPLRGTDLLRNLARASGAKNPGALTATRVRRQVAILTQLLLLEEGDGQGGAIKRLEDFLEHEYHVTQNCSTIIRDPALMGRVGRVVLYGEREGVLFRGMSLQHICLELDVMSGNSADSFSEDSEAEEVKEEIKEKTEVTVKKKGPGRPPRKKKAPVPSPAISPSLANAHKRRNIPPKSGKRGVLKRPWSEAERVAVETHLKRNLMELRVPAKADCERCLELCPLLVSNQRDWRAIKFYVHNRIQLLKKQGRRESAAAVC; this is translated from the exons CCGTGTGTGTGGGAGGAAAAGGAAGGGAACACCTGTAAAGGTGTGTGACCGAGCATATGTGAcagaagatgaagaggaggagagcatGTCAGAGCACAGTTACAGCCCCG GTGATGGCCAGTACCCTGAGGGTGCAGAAGACCGCCTCCCTCCACCTGGCAGTCCCTACTACCTGCCTGACCCCACTCAGCTCTG TGTGCCAGAgttgggggaggaggggggaagTGGTGTTCGAGGACCCGTGCTCTTCCACCCGCCGCCAAACTGCCGGATTCGAGAAGTCCACTGCGGAACCCAGGTGCGATTAGTTGTCATAGCGATCCGAGACATCGCCAAAGGGGAGGAGATCACAGTGGACTACAGCCTAACGGACTGGGGCGAGAATGCACTG GAGGAAGAGGCTGGCCCCCACCCACTATCGCTCTCTGTTTCTGATTACCTTACCCCCTCGTGGTCATTATCGCCCTCTTCCTCCCCACTCACCCACTCTGAACCCAGTGACTCAGACCgggaggaggatgaagaggaggaagatgatgacgacgacgacgatgatgaagaagaggaaATGGAAGAGATAAGGGGTCGAATGCTTCGGCGCCGCAAGAAACGCAAGTTGCCTGCGGCGGTCAActcgaagaagaagaataatgCACCCACTTCTTCCAGAGGACCTGGGCGCCCCTGCTCCTCCTTCTCCCGCCCGACACCTGTTGCACCCCCACCTAGATCCCAGCCCCAGCCCACAGTCAGTTCTCTGACACCTCCAACCACTAACATAAACAATAACATCAACATAAACATCGGCAGTTCTAGTGGTCCCACGGTGAGCCGGCGGCAGCACTGCCCGTACTGCGGCCGGCACTACCGATCCCTGGCACGCCACCTGGAGAAGCACCACGCCAACCAGCCGGAAGTCAGAACAGCCATGGAGCTGGCACACCTCCACACGCACAGCTCTTCAAATGGCAGTGCCTCACAACCCCACCCCTCTTCATCCTCCACCTCTGCTACTCACAGTCATTCCTTCGCAGTCCCTCAGTCGTCCTCCTCCAACCCAACTCCCCCTTCTCTCTTCCCCAGGGAGAGGGAATCACCTGCCACCCGTTCGAGCACAGGCGCTGTCTCGTTCTCCCTCTCGCTTTCACCAAATGCTTCGGCTCAGCCTCCAGCTGCTAAGAAAGCACCCAGCTTACCACTGCCCGCCACAAAACCCCCAGCACCCCCGATGGTGCCCCGGGTAAAGAGTCCATCACCTCCGCCACCATCTACCCCCAGAAGGGGCCGGAggatgaagaaagaaaagcacGAAGAGCAGCAGAAAGTCGAAGTGGAAAGCTCAAGAAATCAAGAGGAGTTAGTTCCGCCTCCTACACCGGAGCCGGACATTGATCCAGATGAAGAGCTGGAGCTGAGTGCAGAAGGGGAGGACGATGCACCAGAAGAGAAGAATGGAGAGATTGTAAG cacacacagacatcacatgTCTCCATTACTCTCTTCCCTTTCTTGCCTGGTCCTATATCTCCGTCGTCAGCAGCACTCCTCCTTCCTTTCTTTGACTCGTTCTCCTCACTCTGCCGAGGCCTGGCGTCTGCTCTGCCACTCCAGCCTCTCTCTGCTCATCCTCTACAATCGCCACCGAGAATGCGAGGTGGCCAAGCTCACTATCCAGGACTACCGTAACCGCATCACCCCTCAGCCCAACGCCAGCAACAGCTCCCCTTCTGGCATGGAAGCTTTCCTGTCCCCCTTTGAGCGCCAGGTCTTGTGTCATCTCCCACGGGCCGGTGTCTTAGGCAAGCGAGGGCGCATTCAGCCTCTAATTCTCCCGCCACACTGCGAATCCTGCCTCGACCTGCTTCTTCGAACCAGCCCCAACGTGGGGGTGGACCCAGAGAGTCCCTACGTCTTCTCCCGGCCCTACCACTCCCCTGCCACCCCACTTCGCGGCACAGACCTCCTGAGAAACCTGGCTAGAGCCAGTGGTGCTAAAAACCCCGGAGCATTAACGGCAACACGAGTGCGGCGACAGGTAGCCATCCTTACCCAGCTGCTACTGCTGGAGGAGGGTGATGGCCAGGGAGGAGCCATCAAACGGCTGGAGGACTTCCTGGAGCACGAGTACCACGTGACCCAGAACTGCTCCACTATCATACGAGACCCAGCACTGATGGGTCGTGTGGGTCGAGTCGTTCTCtatggagagagggagggagtgcTTTTCAGAGGGATGAGCCTGCAGCACATCTGCCTCGAGTTGGATG TCATGTCTGGCAACTCAGCAGATTCCTTCTCAGAAGATTCTGAGGCAGAGGAAGTTAAAGAGGAAATTAAAGAGAAGACGGAGGTCACGGTGAAAAAGAAGGGACCGGGCCGACCTCCGCGGAAGAAAAAGGCGCCCGTTCCGTCACCTGCCATCAGCCCGTCTTTAGCTAATGCCCATAAGAGAAGAAACATTCCACCTAAATCAG GGAAGCGCGGTGTCCTGAAGCGTCCCTGGTCAGAAGCCGAGCGTGTAGCAGTGGAGACTCACCTGAAGAGAAACCTCATGGAACTGCGCGTCCCCGCGAAGGCGGACTGCGAACGATGCCTCGAACTCTGCCCTCTGTTGGTGAGCAACCAGCGAGACTGGAGGGCGATCAAGTTCTACGTCCACAACCGCATCCAGCTGCTGAAGAAGCAGGGGAGGAGGGAGAGCGCGGCTGCAGTCTGCTAG